The Lynx canadensis isolate LIC74 chromosome D4, mLynCan4.pri.v2, whole genome shotgun sequence DNA window GAGAACTGTCAAACAGTCCAGAAATAATAGGACACATGACAAGCCCTTGAGGTCTGGGGAGGGAAAAGCACTTGAGGTCACAGGACCCAACAGAGATGGACAGAGGATTAGGGTCAGAAGGCCACAACTCTCTCAGCTGGAGCCATTCCAACACACTGCCTCAGGTGTGCTCTCTGCTCAAGGTTGGATGGAGAATAAAGGACTAAGGTGCACTTGGAGTCTCTCAACCAAACCAGCTTCCATCATCATAGCTTTCTGCCCAGATTTTCCTTGCTTACTGGGTCCCCAAATGGGCATGATGCACTGAAAGAGGTCAATCGTGGGTAGATCTTTGGGCAAAATGCAATGCTGCCTCCTGGACTCACCTCAGTGAATCTTGCTCATCAGTGATCAAGCTGGTGTTCTTCCCCTCTTTTCTTGTGCGTTCTCAGAAAAATAATCAGCAGGTCAAAAACTACTTTCTCCACTTCTAGTGGATTCACTCTCCAAACTGGACTTGTCAGAAAACATGAGTCAACAGTTGCCTTAAAATTTCAGTGTCTAAGTCTTGACCTATTTGTAATCTAATGGAAAAGGTAGTGGGTTTTTGTGAAAATACAGAGTACGTGGATGTTTAATTATCAAGTGGAACAACTAACCAAACCAGCGACCTGGCTCATGAGCAATAGTGTCACATGTTGCTTACATGGTCGTCCTGGGGATGGGACAGGAATGCATCATTTCCCTGGCTTGTCTCCCCCCATTAGAGCTTTCATGAACAACTTGGCAGGGGGTGTTTTTAAGGATTCTCAGAGGGACCTTGGCCATTGTCCTTCCAgcaatttcttctgttttttaattaagaaaaacaagtagGGAGCAACCCAGGAGAAGGAGGGCCAAGATGGCGAAAGCAGCAGAGTCTTCGGGAGAGCCAGGGACAACGTGGCCCAGGCCCCTGTTTGCAGGCCTTTCTGATATATCCATCTCACAAGACATCCTCGTGGAAGAAGGAGAATTCACCATTCCTATGAGATCTCACATTCGGGAATTTGACAGATCCACGTTAAATGAATCTGTTCAGAATACTATTATGCGTGATCTAAAAGCTGTTGGGAAAAAATTCATGCATGTTTTGTACCCAAGAAAAAGTAATAGTCTTTTGAGAGATTGGGATTTATGGGGCCCTTTGATCCTTTGTGTGACACTTGCATTAATGCTTCAAAGAAGCTCTGTAGATAGTGAAAAGGATGGAGGGCCCCAGTTTGCAGAAGTCTTTGTCATTGTCTGGTTTGGTGCAGTTACCACCACCCTCAACTCAAAACTTCTTGAAAGAAACTTATCTTTTTTCCAGAGCCTCTGTGTGCTGGGTTACCGTATACTTCCCTTAACAGTGTCAATGCTGGTTTGCCAGTTGGTCCTTTTGGCCGAACAGGGACCAATAAACTTAATGGTCCGGCTTTTTGTGGTGATTGTGATGTTTGCCTGGTCTATAGCAGCCTCTACAGCTTTTCTTGCCGATAGCCAGCCTCCAAACCGCAAAGCCCTTGCCATTTATCCTGTTTTCTTGTTCTATTTTGTCATCAATTGGATGATTCTCACCTTCACTCCCAAGTAAAtcaggaaatggaaattaaaagccAGTGAATTGAAAGCTCATCTGAAGGATACAATTCACCATGGGGCTTTGCCTCTGGCCCTCTTTTGTCTAATTTTGGAGATATTTTGAGATGAAATGGGAGCCATAAAGCACCATCGCCACTTATATAAGGAACTGATGTTCGAAAGGTTGTCCTTTTCCTCTTAATGTCATTTCTTGAAAATACATAGTATACACAGTATAGTGCTGCCTTAAGGCATGATAGGGTCACTGTGGTCCATTTGAGTGACAACCAATGATTTAGAAAGCACATGGATACATCCTGCAAGTTGAGTAGAATTAGTAagtgtattttcagttttgagaATACCAGTTCAGGTGCAGCTCTTAAATACATTGCCTTATGACTATTAGAATATGCCTCTCTCTTCATAAATAAGAATGGATAGTCtgtatccattttcttttatttctctcttaggCTTAAAAAGGCAATGACAGAGGTTGGGAAGGGGTTTCATAATTGGGTAGGAGAAAACATGCATTCACCAGTGTTCAGATTTTGACAGGGGAAAATTCTACacttgttgcttttttaaaaagcaaagggcAGCTAAAGAATTGGCTTCTTTAGTCTTTCCATATAGTCACCTTTCTGCCATGCTTAACAGCACCTCAGTGACACTCTAATTTTTCATCTTACCCCCCCTAGCTCTGAATATGCAAACTGTTCGCAGTTACCATATAATTTTCCTTTGGTTAAAGCTCTCTGTGGACCAGTGCTTGAACTTATCCAGGTGGAAGACCTTAGTCCTTCATTCATATTATCATGTGGGCACTTTCTTCTTAACAGTAGGAGGTAGTTTGGATACAGCATAACTCTAAAGAATTATTCTGCGTAGTCTGGCCTCTAACCAGAAAGTAAAGCTAAATCAGAAGCCTGCACTTAACCATGTGAACACGGAGGGATTTAGTGTTCTGATGGCTGGTTCACAGAACAGCTAGATGCTTAGAGCATGACGTAGAATGAGTTAGGTTTACAGCTGCCACCTTTTCATAGTGGGCTTAGCAGTTTTTCATTAGATGTGCTTGTCGGATTGGGGAATAGCAatatattttcttggttttagACTTTATTTGTAAATCTAATTAACTCTTCTTTAGACAAGTACTTTTTTTGCACATGTGCACCTGCTTGTATTCTCAGCTATTTATACACACAAGTGTGAGGGCTTTTCAGGGAGCAGAGTGTCTGGAAAGGCTGATTTCTAAGCTAAACTGGGTTCCTTTAAGGTAATATGAGCTACTGCCTTCTATAAATTGCACATTGAAGAACTCTTAGTAGACAAAAGATTGGGAGTCAGGCAGACAACATCCACTGTATATACAGTTACT harbors:
- the LOC115499767 gene encoding protein YIPF6-like codes for the protein MAKAAESSGEPGTTWPRPLFAGLSDISISQDILVEEGEFTIPMRSHIREFDRSTLNESVQNTIMRDLKAVGKKFMHVLYPRKSNSLLRDWDLWGPLILCVTLALMLQRSSVDSEKDGGPQFAEVFVIVWFGAVTTTLNSKLLERNLSFFQSLCVLGYRILPLTVSMLVCQLVLLAEQGPINLMVRLFVVIVMFAWSIAASTAFLADSQPPNRKALAIYPVFLFYFVINWMILTFTPK